TTCGCACCGCCACCCAGATCAACGGCGGCTACGCCGACGCCTACTACAGCGCCGGCCTGGCCTTTGTGCAGCTGGGGCGCTTTGAGGAAGCCCGCACGGTGCTGGAGTACGCCAAAAACCTCTACATCACCATGGGCAACCCCACCTGGGCCGCCAAGGCCCAGAGTCACCTGGGGCAGCTACCCGAGAGCTGAGGGATGCGGCCAAACCTGTCCCGCCCCAATTCTGAAGCCAACCCAGAATTGGCAAAACGCCGCGTCTGTCAAACCTGGATAGATTTGGCCGCTGCTGCCTGAAATCGGAGCACCCCAACTGAGCTAATTGATGATTCAAGCAACCCTGAAAAAACTGGCCAGACTTTGGATGCGGGAGGTACATCCTCGCTTGATGTCCTTCATCACAGCTGCCGGAGTGCTCTGGCTTGGGGTTTGTCTGCTCCTGCTGTTTGGCTTAGCCAACCTGGCCGAAGAAGTGCTGGAACAGGAAGCCTTTGCCTTTGATGAAACGATCCTGCTGTGGATAAATCGGTTTGCCAATCCGGTGCTGGATCAGATCATGCTGGCCACCACCCGCCTGGGGGATCCTGAGGTCGTGGTTCCCCTAACCTGTATTGGCGTGGTCTGGTTGTGGTGGCGCTGGCGCTGGCGCATAGCCGCGATCTTCGCCATTACCTGTATCGGTGGGGCGGTGCTAAGCACGGGGTTTAAGCTGTTTTTTGAAAAAGCGCGTCCCGCCCTGTGGCCACAGCTGATTACCGAAACCTCCTACAGCTTTCCCAGCGGTCACGCGCTGGGGTCAATGGTGCTTTACGGGTTTTCTGCCTACCTGCTGGCGCAAGGGTTTCAGCCGCAGAAACGGTTGATCTACGGTGTTGCCGTTGTGCTGATTGGCGCTATTGGCTTCAGTCGGATCTATCTGGGCGTTCACTGGCCCACAGATGTGGTGGCAGGGTACAGCATCGGTTTCCTGTGGCTCAGCCTGTGTGTTGGCCTGCTGCAACTTGAGACCAGACGCTCGACCAAGTCAACCAACTCTAGCGGCGACTGATATAGCTGTAGCCGGTTCGGTTGAGGCATTTTCTAGATGAACGTTCAAACGTTTGAACGTCTTGGAGGTTTTTGAGTGTCTTAACCGGCGTGACCATGGCTATATTGCCAATAGTCAGCCTAGCGAAACTTGAGCTTGCGGCAGGCGTAGAGGCACATCTTGAGCAAGATCAGCCCTTCTTTGACGTGGGCAATGTTTGAGCTGCCGTAGGTGCGGGGCTGGTAGCGAATGGGCACCTCCACAATGTGGAGGTTGAGTTTGGCGGCTCCAAACAGCAGGTCAAAGTCGCCAAAGGGGTCGAAGTCGCCAAAGTAGCTGCGTCCGGCGGCAATGCGCCGGTAGTCGCGCCGCCACAGCACCTTGGTGCCGCAGAGGGTGTCTTTGAGCGGCTGCTCGAGCAAAAACGAAAACAGCAGGGCAAAGATTTTGTTGGCCACCGTATTGAGCCAGGGCATGGCCGACAGAGAGCGGGGATAGACCAGCCGCGACCCGTTGGCAAATTCACCCTGCCCCGAGGCCAGCACCTCGACAAAGTGGGGCAAATCTTCGGGAGGTACGGTTAGATCAGCGTCGAGAATGAGCAGAATGTCGCCGCTGGCCTGGTCAAACCCCAGCCGCACCGCATCGGCCTTGCCGCGCCCCGTCTGCTGAAACGCCTTGAGGGTAAACGGCCCTCGGTAGGCCTGCACCGTATCTTGAATGGCCGTCCAGGTGTGGTCGCGAGAATGCCCTTCGACAAAGATGATTTCGGTGTGGGCACCGAGCTGGGGCAGCCGGGCGACGGCGGCGGCAATGTTGCCGGCTTCGTTGCGGGCTGGGATAACGACCGAGCAGGTGGGCGGTGCTGGGGTAGGAGTCGGCTGGGGCCGCGCCACCAGGAAGGTGGTCAGACAGAGGTGTTTGACCAGGGGCAGGGGCGCTAGGTAGCGGTTTACCAGGCCCGCTATGCCCGGCACGTATTTTGGCCAGAGAAATCGGCTGCCCCACTGGAGCGGGCGGTAGCCCGTGATCGTGAGCAGATTGGCCACGTCATTGGTGCTGAGCCAGTTTTGGGGAGGCTGGGGGCGACGCTGCCCTATCCGCTCCGCTAGATTTAGCAGCGGTTCCCACAGATGGTTGTGGAAGGTGAGGATGAGGCGGGTGTGGGGTTGGCACAGGGGCTGCAACCGCTGGAGCACGGCCTGAATATCCCCCAGGTAGCCCAGTACCCCCGACAGCAAAATATAGTCAAACTGACGATGCTCTGGGGCTAGCTGTAGGGGCTCGAGGGCTTCGGCGTCGAGGGTGTAGAAGGCGAGATCGGGGTACCTTTGGCGGGCGATCGCCGTTACCGCCGGGGCAAAGTCAATGCCTACTCCCAGGGCCGGGGCTGTCGCCCGGAGTAGGTCGCCGGTACCGCAACCGATCTCTAGCACCCGGCTGCCGGGTGGAATAATAAATTGATGAAGCCGAGCCAGATCGTCGTAGTAGTAGCGGTTGCGACGACTCCAGCGATCTAGCTCGGGGGCAATGTAGTCAAAATAGGCCCGGATATCTTGCTTGAAGTCTTGCTTGGGGGCCTCAAGCAAATCGGTGGAATGGGCTTGAATCACAAACGGTTAGGACTACTTCTTTAGGGGCTCAGCGGCGTCATCCCGCTCAATGTAAAGGAATAAAAAGGCCATAGCAACGGCGGGAAAAACAATCCCCACCAAAGGAACCAGAATAGAGGGTAAAAAGGCAGCTGGCATAGGGTTTCTACCTCAATAGCAACATCACAGCGTTGAGCATAAGACTACTGCGAATTGGCGATCTATATGTCTATTTTGTTACAAACTTTCTCACTCGCTGGGCTTGCTGCCTCCTGGGGCAGGCGGCTGTGCCACCAGGCCTGGGTTTCGCGGTCGAGCGTGGCGGTGTAGAGGGTGGTGACAAACGACTGGGCACCGTAGCCCTGACCGACAATTTCAACGCAGTAGGAGGGCGATCTGCGGGTGGCCATATCCGGCACCAGCCGCTTGCCGATGCGCCGCCAGCTGGGCTCTTTGCCCCGCCACTGAATGCGACAGC
The Nodosilinea sp. PGN35 DNA segment above includes these coding regions:
- a CDS encoding phosphatase PAP2 family protein, with the protein product MIQATLKKLARLWMREVHPRLMSFITAAGVLWLGVCLLLLFGLANLAEEVLEQEAFAFDETILLWINRFANPVLDQIMLATTRLGDPEVVVPLTCIGVVWLWWRWRWRIAAIFAITCIGGAVLSTGFKLFFEKARPALWPQLITETSYSFPSGHALGSMVLYGFSAYLLAQGFQPQKRLIYGVAVVLIGAIGFSRIYLGVHWPTDVVAGYSIGFLWLSLCVGLLQLETRRSTKSTNSSGD
- a CDS encoding glycosyltransferase, with translation MLEAPKQDFKQDIRAYFDYIAPELDRWSRRNRYYYDDLARLHQFIIPPGSRVLEIGCGTGDLLRATAPALGVGIDFAPAVTAIARQRYPDLAFYTLDAEALEPLQLAPEHRQFDYILLSGVLGYLGDIQAVLQRLQPLCQPHTRLILTFHNHLWEPLLNLAERIGQRRPQPPQNWLSTNDVANLLTITGYRPLQWGSRFLWPKYVPGIAGLVNRYLAPLPLVKHLCLTTFLVARPQPTPTPAPPTCSVVIPARNEAGNIAAAVARLPQLGAHTEIIFVEGHSRDHTWTAIQDTVQAYRGPFTLKAFQQTGRGKADAVRLGFDQASGDILLILDADLTVPPEDLPHFVEVLASGQGEFANGSRLVYPRSLSAMPWLNTVANKIFALLFSFLLEQPLKDTLCGTKVLWRRDYRRIAAGRSYFGDFDPFGDFDLLFGAAKLNLHIVEVPIRYQPRTYGSSNIAHVKEGLILLKMCLYACRKLKFR
- the psaI gene encoding photosystem I reaction center subunit VIII, whose amino-acid sequence is MPAAFLPSILVPLVGIVFPAVAMAFLFLYIERDDAAEPLKK